Genomic segment of Caldanaerovirga acetigignens:
CTATAAACTCGCCGTTGAAATAAAAAGGACCCAGAAAAGGGCCAATGCACTGAAGAACATACAGATTCCGAAACTTGAGTCCATCGTAAAAACCATATCGGAAATGCTGGAAGAAAAGGAAAGGGAAGATTTTTTCAGGTTGAAAACTTTAAAATCAAAATTGGGGACTTCTAAAAATTATCCTTAAATTTTAAAAGTCGCATACCGTTAATTGTAACAAGTAGTGTAGCACCCATGTCTGCAATAATTGCCAGGTAAAGCGTAAGCCATCCCGGAAAGGTCGCTGCTATAGCGGCAAATTTTAAAAAAAGCGAAATGAAAATGTTCTGGCGGATAATCCGCCTTGTTTTTTTGCCCAAACTTACGGTGAGGGCTATCTTTATAAGGTCATCTGTCATCAAGACTACATCTGCAGTTTCAAGGGCTACATCGGTGCCGCTCTGTCCCATAGCTATTCCCACAGTCGCCGCGGCTAAAGCCGGGGCGTCATTTATGCCGTCGCCTACCATCGCCACATCTTTATACTCCTTTTTCAAATCCTCTAAAACCCTTACTTTCTCGTGGGGCAAAAGTTCGGCGAAATGTTCATCTACACCTATAATTTTAGATATCGCTCTTGCTGCAGTACGGTTGTCTCCAGTTAGCAAAACCGTCTTTTTTATCCCTTCACCCTTTAATTTAGCGACAGCCATCTTGCCTGTTTCCCTTACCTCGTCCGACAACGCTATTATGCCCAGGATTTTTTCTTCGGTCCCTACAAGCACTGTAGTCTTCCCTTCTTCCTGAATGCGCTTTAACTCCTTTAAAATTTCTCCTGAAATCATTTCTCTTTTTCCAAAGTGTCTCTCATTTCCTATCAAAATAGTCTCTCCATCCACAACCCCCTTCGTTCCTTTGCCAGCCAAAGCAGTAAAATTTACCGCTGAAGCCATTTCTATTTTACGAATTTGTGCTTCTTTAACTATAGCTTTTGCTATGGGGTGTTCTGACATTCTTTCGACGCTTGCTGCTTTATATAATACTTCTTCCTGGAATGATGATGCTAGGGGTATCACATCTGTCACAACAGGAACTCCTTTAGTAAGGGTGCCTGTTTTATCGAACGCAACTACTTTAAGAGCTCCGGCCTTCTCTAATACCTCACCGCCTTTAATAAGAATGCCACTCCTGGCCGCCCTGCTTATTGCGCTTACTACGGCTACCGGTGCCGACAGCACAAGTGCGCAGGGGCAGGAAACCACCAGTAGCGCAAGGCCTCTATATATCCATGAATGCCAATCGTATCCAAAAAGTATCGGCGGTAAAAACGTCAAGATACCTGCAAGGGTAAGAACCACAGGTGTATATATCGCTGCAAACCGGTCGATAAAGGCCTGTATTTTCGGCCTATTCTGCTCAGCCTCCTTCACCAGTTCGACTATCTTGGCCAAAGTACTTTCACCAGATAGTTTTGTCGCCTTTATTTCAAGAAATCCATTTAAATTGATCGTTCCAGCAAAAACTTCATCCCCAGGAGCCTTTTCTACCGGCATTGATTCCCCTGTTATTGCGGCTTCATTAACCGACGACGCCCCTTTTACAACAATACCATCCATCGACACCTTCTCCCCAGGTAATACCTCTACTATATCACCTACTTTGACTTTCTCTACAGGTACTTCGACAACTCCCCACGGTTTTTTCACCCGTGCGGTTTTGGGTGACATTTCAATTAATTTTTTCAATGAATTCCTCGCATTGTCTACCGTCCAGGACTCGAGCATCTCTGATACGGAAAAAAGAATCGACACAACACCGGCTTCCTCCAGTTCTCCAATCGCAATAGCCCCAATTACGGCAAAGCTCATGAGAACGTTTATATTCAGCTCTAACCTTCCTAACGAATAAAAAGCTTTTTTAAAATTTACAAAGCCACCTATTATCACGGCGGATAGGAAAAAAGGTACCGACAAATTTAAAAGGCCTTTCATCTTCAATATAAAACCGGCAAGAATACTCAAGGAAGAAAAAACTACTCGTAGCAGTTCCGAATCAATCTTAAATTTTTCATTCTTCAAAGCGGTTTTTTCTTTTACAGGCATTATTTTATAATTCTCTTTTAACCCTTCCTTTATTATCTCTTCTATATCTGCATCCCCTTCCACGATGAGCCTACCTGCCAGTGGATCAAATCTGGCTTTAGTTATTCCAGGCAGAGTCGCTATCCTTTTTTCAAATTTTGCAGCACAGTCAAGGCAGGTTATGCCTTCTACCCTGTATTCCTTTGCCTTTTCAGACACACCGCGACCTCCTTCAATAATTGTATATATGTTCAATTGTTTAATATTTGAGTATACGATTTTATTAATATTATATTTATTTCATCAAGAGATTTCAACATAATTCAGTCGGAACGTTGACAATATTTCGCAGCTTTATTAATATAAAACTCAAGACGAATCTTAATGTGAGGGGGTCTTTATGCAAAAAAAGGATTGGCCAAGGCACTGGAGGGGATTTTGGCAACTCGCGGACCCTAAAATTTGGATTGCCTCAACGGTCCCGATGGCTGTAGGTGCTGCTTTAGCTTACGGCATCGAAGGAAAATTTAGCCTCTATTGGTTGTTATGGAGCATGATTGGTGTGTACCTGATAGAAATAGGAAAAAACGCCATAAATGAATTCGTGGATTATGAATCTGGAGTGGACCGATACGTCGCACCCGACAAGAGAACCCCGTTCAGCGGAGGCAAGAAAGTAATAGTGGACGGAATACTTTCCGTTTCGGAAGTCAAAGCCATTGCTGTATGGACAATGGCGCTTGCGGGACTTATAGGAGTTTATATAGTTTTATATAGGGAACCTTCCGTCTTATGGATAGGAGCGGCAGGCTTAATACTTTCCATAATCTACAGCCTACCACCTTTTAAGCTGTGCTACAGGGGATTCGGTGAAATTACGGTAGGTCTCACCTTCGGGCCCCTCGTACTTTGCGGAACCTATTTGGTGCAGGCTCACCGCATTTCCTTTGAGGCGGTCCTAGCTTCCTTGATTATCGGATTTTTAATAGCTAACGTTCTTTTAATCAACCAGTTTCCTGACTACGAAGCAGATCTCCGCGGCAACAAACGAAACTGGGTGGTAAGACTCGGCAAAAAAAGAGCCACACAGCTTTATTTTACGCTTTTCGCCGCGGCCTTTGCCACATGTCCGGTTCTAGCTTATATTTCCGGCAATCCCGCGTTTTTGCTTCCTTTGTGTACCTGCCCCATAGCGAAAAACGCCGTTAAAATTGCAAAAATATACTATAACGATATTCCTAACCTAATACAGGCCAATGCTAAAACCGTGCAAGTTTATCAGCTTACGGGCTTGACTCTGATTATAGGAGCAATCTTCAACAAGTTTTTACAGTGAAATTTCTCAATATTCCTTTAGAAGGATTTTCAATTTTTGTGTATAATATATATTAAGTAGTCCAAAGTTAAATAAATAATCAATTAAACATTTTTACAGGGGGGAAGCATAATGAGGAAACTGTTAGTACTCGCGCTGGTCCTTTGCTTGGTAGTTGCCCTTGTAGCAGGTTGCAGCTCCCAAAAGAAACAGGAGGGTCAACCAAACCAGCAGCAGGAACAGCAGGGCGGCCAGCAAGAGCAGCAGGTAGCTTATAAAGACGGCACCTACTATGCTGAAGAGAAAGAATTCAGCGAGCAAGGCTGGAAAGGTCTTGTGACAGTGATTGTGAAAGATGGAAAAATAACAAAAGTTTTTTATGATGAAATCAATAAAGAAGGAAAGCTAAAGAGCTTTGACCCAGAATATGGTCCGAAAATGAAGGAAAAGTCTGGCACGACGCCTTTAGAAGCTTATGCTAAACTGGAACAGTCGCTTATTGATAAGCAAAAAGCCGAAGCTGTAGATGTAGTAAGTGGAGCAACCCATACATCCGAAGCATTCAAGGCTTTAGCAGCTGAAGCTTTAAAAGGCACACCGGTCGAAGCCAAAGGTGGACTTAAGGATGGAATTTATAAAGCAGCGGAAGCCAATTTTGACGATCACGGTTGGAAAGCTATGGCCGCCATTATCGTAAAGGACGGCAAGATTCAATCGGCTTTCTTTGACGAAATCAGCAAAGAAGACGGACATTACAAATCCGTAGACCAAGAATATGCAAAGAATATGGAAGCAAAATCTGGCCAAACTCCTGCTAAAGCGGTAGAAGCCCTTACTAAATCGCTCATCGAAAAACAGGACGCAGCTCAGGTTGACACTGTAGCTGGTGCAACCGGAACTTCGACCAAATTTAAGAACTTAATGACGGAAGCCCTTTCTCTGGCAAAATAAAGCTAGACAAAGGAATTTGAAAGGAATTTGAAAAGGGCATACTTTCTGTATGCCCTTTCTTTACATAATTGCTAATATCCCTTATTTGCGATATCTTTTTTGTTGATAATATTTGTTAGAAAGAGTGATATATAGTGGCATTATACGAATTTTATAATCAGATATCAAAAGAAATGGAATTGCTTGAGGAAAAACTCCTAGAATCGGTTAAAACAAAGGAACCTTTTTTATGGGATGCGTTGAAAAACACTATTAAGGCCGGTGGAAAGAGAATAAGGCCTGCATTGGTCTATCTTTCCGCGCGATTTGGCAATTACGATTTCAATAAAATCACACCCCTTGCCATCGCGGTTGAGTTGGTGCATACTGCTACACTCATCCACGACGACATCGTTGACGATTCTCCTTTGAGGAGAGGAATCCCCACAGTTCAGGCAGCAATAGGTAAAGATGCTGCGGTATACGCAGGAGATTTTGTGCTCGCAAAGGCTTTGAAAACCCTGGTCGACCACGGCGATATTGAAATTTTAAAGTCAATCTCTGGTGTGCTTTATAAAATTTGTGAAGGGGAAGCGCGCCAGAAAGAAGAAGCTTTCAATATAGATATAAGTTTTATTGACTATATTAGGAGAATAAGGAAAAAAACCGCCCTCCTTTTTGCCATCAGTTGTGAGCTCGGAGCAAGGGGTGCCGAGGCGCCCCTTTCGGCAATTTATGCCCTGAAAAAATACGGAATGATGCTCGGAATGGCGTTTCAAGTGACAGATGACATCCTAGATCTTACGGCGGATGAAAAAAAGAGCGGGAAACCCCTAGGAAACGACATAAAAGAAGGGGTAATTACCTTACCCTTATTATACGCCCTTAACTATAGTTCTAGAGCCTTAGAATTGCGAGAACTTTTCTCTGACCCCGCTCGGTGGGACTCAAATACCATCCAATATATCATCGAAATAGTCCGAGAATCTGGAGGAATAGAATACGCCCGGCGTGTAGCCGAGCGTTATATCTCAAAATCCAAACAATATTTATCAGTCCTCTCCGATATCCAAGCCAAGAGGTTATTGCTTACACTAGCCGACTACGTCGTGAATAGAGCCCGGTAGAGCGGGTTTTCTGCCGCCTCCTCTGATTATTCTTTTCGCTACTCTGGAGATCCAAGGAATCGCCCATCTGTCAAGGCCAAACGAATGCCCCGCACCGGAGAAGCATACGGCAAGCGATACCATAAAGAACCACATGTCACCAGAACCCGATATCATGAAATTGAGCAGCATAAATAGCGACCCGAGAGAAGCCAACATCGTAAAAAGCCCTAAAACAAGACACGTGCCGATGGCAAGTTCGCTCAACGTTATTACCGTCTGGAAGAACAGGGCGTGCGGAAAGATGAATTTCTCTACAAAACTCGCGTACCATTCCGGCGTATTGGGCCCTATCGGACTTGTCGAAGCTCCCGCCACCAACTTGTCACCAGCCGCGAGCCATCCGGAGTGTACCTTTTCAAGTCCTGACATGATCCAGCGGTATCCTAAATATATTCTTAAAATAGCAAGCCAAAAAGCGCTGGTGCTAACCCCCAGATTCTGAACAATAAAGGATTTTCCGCGGTTCTTGTTGAAAAACTGATGGCCGATGTATTCCCTCACAAAAGTCCATCCACCGACACCTAACAGGTAATGCATGTCAGCTAAATGTTTTATGAACGTGGCAATCCAGCCTTCGAGTTTGCGCCCCATTACTTCTGCCACGCAGTACCTTTCTCCAATAGACACCATATTTCCGTGCAGGTTTAGTTTCAGGGGTTTTTTGGAGCCACCTGAAATTTCAGCAGCAATATTGTGGGCCGCACACTCACCCGACTGCATGGCCGATTCCACAAGGGCAGGCATTACGAAATTTTTCTCATTCACATAAAAGCTTACATCGCCTATAGCATAGATGCCCTTTTCGCTGGTCTCCAGGTACTCATTCACCCTTATCCTTCCACGGCCTCCAGTCTCAAGGCCCAGCTTTTCCGCGAGCTGATTCCCCCTCACTCCACCTGTCCAGATAAGGGTACGGGTTTTTATCTTTTCTCCGCTCTTTAAGGTAAATCCGTCCGGTTCGACATTAACTATGGGCGAATTCAATAATATCTTAACTTTGTTCCTCTCCAGATAATCTGTAGCCTTCTTTATAAGTTCGTCCGAAAGATTCGGCAATATTTTCGGCAAGGCCTCCACTACCATAAGGGTAACTTCGTCGCGACTTATCCCATATTCCCTGCACAGGTCTTCAACCCATTCCACCAGCTCGCCTATCATTTCTATGCCTGTAAATCCTCCGCCGCCCACCACGAAGGTCAAATATTCTCGCCTTTTTTCTCCGTCCAATTCGTACCTGGCTTTGTCGAACATTTCCTCTACTCTATGCCTAATCTTCAGTGCATCTTCCAAGGACCACAATGTGAATGCGTTTTCTTTCATTCCGGGGATACCAAAATATTCGGGCTGGCTGCCGCATGCGAGAATCAGGTAGTCAAAAGGATATTCGGCTTTTTTGCCCTTCAGTATTCTGGACTTCATGTCCGCATCCTCGATCTCATCAACTACGAGCCTGACACCGGTCTCCTCCAGTGCCTTTTCAAGCGAATAAAGCACTCCTTCCGGTTTTACTCTGTTGCCGGCAACAAGGTGCAGCTCGGTAAGATATACCTGAAAAGGAGACCTGTTTATGAGGTAAATTTCTACGTCATCTCGCCTTGCCAAAAGCTTGTTAAGCTTTTGTGCGGCCGTAAGCCCTCCGTATCCACCCCCCAGTATAACTATCCGCTTTTTCTCAGCCATCCGGTTCCCTCCCAAACTTAATTTCTTATGATGATTCAATTGTAAAAGTATGCACATCTTTATAATATAATTTTTTTAGTATACTTTGCAAGAGAAAAGGAATACTTGCGCGACGAAAATTTATAGGTTTTTCCATCGACAGAAAATAATTTCGAGTAAATCAACAGCAAAAAATAAAAGCAATCCTATTCCACCCAGGACCAGAATTCCCGAATACATGTCGATGTAATTAACTCTCATCCACGAATCCATGATAAAATATCCCATGCCATGAGTAGTCCCGAAGTTTTCCGTAAAAAATAAAATCGAAATGGCCGTTCCGGTACTTAGCCTAACAGCGGTCAACAATTCCGGCATAGTTGCAGGCAAGACAACCTCTTTGAAAATTGTCGCATCATTTGCCCCTAAAGACTTCAGGGAATAAAACATCTCTTTGGGTATGTTTTTTACCGAATCGCGCACGGTAATAATTATTTGAAATACAGTTATAATAAATATAATAGTAATTTTTGACACTTCCCCAATGCCTAATAATATCATTATTATAGGTAGCAGTGCGATTTTAGGTATTGGATATGTAAAATATACGATAGGCGAAAGAAATCTGTCGACCGGGGCATAAAAACCCATCAAAAGTCCTAATGTCGAACCTGTTAAAACCGAAACAACAAGACCTAATGCAATTCTGTATAAGCTGAGGGCAGCATGAATTGCAATCTTTGAAAAAAATATTTTCTTTAAATTGCATAAGACGGCTACCGGTGATGGTAAAATAGGACTTTTTAGCGCAACAGATCCTGTTTGCCACAATACAAAAATCATCAAAAATATAAGGACATGGCGGAAAGAGTTTCTCATCATTTTTGTATACCCTTTAATAATTTCCTTAATTTTAATTTTATTGATATATAATGCTCGATATCCTTTACCTCTCGCACACCAAAGAAAGGATTATCTAAAGTCGAAACGATCCGACCGGGAGGCCCCGTCATGACAGTTATCTTTTTCCCCAAATACATCGCTTCTTCGGTACTGTGAGTCACAAAAACAGTCGAAACAGAATCGCTTTTCCACACATCTAAGAAAAGGTCCTGCATTTCCTCTCTGGTTATCGCATCAAGGGCGGAAAAGGGTTCGTCCAGCAAAAGAATATCCGGCTTCATAATGAAAGCCCTCGCTATCGCTACTCTTTGCTTCTGCCCACCACTTAATTCGCCTGGGTACCTTTTAAAAAAACCGGAAAGGCCCACCCGGGCCAGGATATATTCGGCGTATTCCTTATCTTCTTTTTCAATCACTTTTTTCTTTACTTTCAATCCTAGGAGCGCATTTTCAAATACCCTTTTCCAGGGCAAAAGTCCATAATCCTGGAGCACAAGGCCTATCCTATGTCTTCTCGGATCTATCGGTGCATCATTTATCAAAACTTCACCTTCGAACTTATTTATGATTCCTGCCAATACATAAAGAAGCGTGGTTTTCCCGCATCCGGAGGGGCCAATTACAGCAGCTATCCCTCCCTTTTCCACTTCCAGATTTAATCCCGAAAGTGCTTTAAATTTATCGTAATACACTCCTAGATTGCGTACTTTGATCATACATAACTCCCGGTCTTTTTTATTCTATGAGTCTTCCATCCACCAGTTCTTCATACGAAAATGCTTTCTTTACAAGGCCTTTCTTCACCAACCAATCCATTACCTCGTTAAAATCCTCTTTCGAAGGAAGCCCTGCTTTCGTATATTTAGGGAGGTTAATAATTTCCTTAACATCCTGGGGGAACCCTGCTTTTTCAATGACGATGTCTATATAAGAGGACTTTTCATTTTGGTTGAGAAATTCCACGGCCTTATTGTATGCCCTATAAAAGGCCTTTATCTCATTTTCTTTTTGTTCTATGGCTTGCTGAGAAAACAGCAATACCCCCGGATTTATCCCCACTCTGTCTGTGCTCTCTATGACCTTAGCCCCGTTTTTTACAGCCACCGAAGCAAGCGGGTCGGGAAGCGTCGCAGCATTAACCTTTCCGTTTTGGAGCATCTCCAGCCTCGCTGGGATTTGAGGTACTACCACCTTACTTACCTCATCCGGATTTACGCCGTATTTTTCCAATATCTTATCTGTGGCATATTCTATAATGGTATTTTTCGATATAGCAATATCCTTGCCTTTCATCTTTTCAACTGCATCGATATTTTTTTCCTTTCCCGCAAGGAGTTTATAAGTCCCGTTGGTGAGGGAGGTTATTTTTACTTTGAACCCCCCGTCGTTGGCAAAAGCTGCTGCGAGGATGTCAGAAACCGCTCCGTCTATTTTGCCGCTTTGAAGGGCGCTATCTCTCTCCATGGCGCTCTTAAAGTGCTCAAGTTTAACCTCTACCCCTTCTTCCCGGAAATATCCCTTTGCCTCTGCTATTATCAGAGGTATTGAATCCACATCCGGAAGAACACCAATTACTAATGGACTGCCCTTCGTTTCTTGATTTGTCGTCTCGGA
This window contains:
- a CDS encoding heavy metal translocating P-type ATPase yields the protein MSEKAKEYRVEGITCLDCAAKFEKRIATLPGITKARFDPLAGRLIVEGDADIEEIIKEGLKENYKIMPVKEKTALKNEKFKIDSELLRVVFSSLSILAGFILKMKGLLNLSVPFFLSAVIIGGFVNFKKAFYSLGRLELNINVLMSFAVIGAIAIGELEEAGVVSILFSVSEMLESWTVDNARNSLKKLIEMSPKTARVKKPWGVVEVPVEKVKVGDIVEVLPGEKVSMDGIVVKGASSVNEAAITGESMPVEKAPGDEVFAGTINLNGFLEIKATKLSGESTLAKIVELVKEAEQNRPKIQAFIDRFAAIYTPVVLTLAGILTFLPPILFGYDWHSWIYRGLALLVVSCPCALVLSAPVAVVSAISRAARSGILIKGGEVLEKAGALKVVAFDKTGTLTKGVPVVTDVIPLASSFQEEVLYKAASVERMSEHPIAKAIVKEAQIRKIEMASAVNFTALAGKGTKGVVDGETILIGNERHFGKREMISGEILKELKRIQEEGKTTVLVGTEEKILGIIALSDEVRETGKMAVAKLKGEGIKKTVLLTGDNRTAARAISKIIGVDEHFAELLPHEKVRVLEDLKKEYKDVAMVGDGINDAPALAAATVGIAMGQSGTDVALETADVVLMTDDLIKIALTVSLGKKTRRIIRQNIFISLFLKFAAIAATFPGWLTLYLAIIADMGATLLVTINGMRLLKFKDNF
- a CDS encoding prenyltransferase, which gives rise to MQKKDWPRHWRGFWQLADPKIWIASTVPMAVGAALAYGIEGKFSLYWLLWSMIGVYLIEIGKNAINEFVDYESGVDRYVAPDKRTPFSGGKKVIVDGILSVSEVKAIAVWTMALAGLIGVYIVLYREPSVLWIGAAGLILSIIYSLPPFKLCYRGFGEITVGLTFGPLVLCGTYLVQAHRISFEAVLASLIIGFLIANVLLINQFPDYEADLRGNKRNWVVRLGKKRATQLYFTLFAAAFATCPVLAYISGNPAFLLPLCTCPIAKNAVKIAKIYYNDIPNLIQANAKTVQVYQLTGLTLIIGAIFNKFLQ
- a CDS encoding FMN-binding protein gives rise to the protein MRKLLVLALVLCLVVALVAGCSSQKKQEGQPNQQQEQQGGQQEQQVAYKDGTYYAEEKEFSEQGWKGLVTVIVKDGKITKVFYDEINKEGKLKSFDPEYGPKMKEKSGTTPLEAYAKLEQSLIDKQKAEAVDVVSGATHTSEAFKALAAEALKGTPVEAKGGLKDGIYKAAEANFDDHGWKAMAAIIVKDGKIQSAFFDEISKEDGHYKSVDQEYAKNMEAKSGQTPAKAVEALTKSLIEKQDAAQVDTVAGATGTSTKFKNLMTEALSLAK
- a CDS encoding polyprenyl synthetase family protein; amino-acid sequence: MALYEFYNQISKEMELLEEKLLESVKTKEPFLWDALKNTIKAGGKRIRPALVYLSARFGNYDFNKITPLAIAVELVHTATLIHDDIVDDSPLRRGIPTVQAAIGKDAAVYAGDFVLAKALKTLVDHGDIEILKSISGVLYKICEGEARQKEEAFNIDISFIDYIRRIRKKTALLFAISCELGARGAEAPLSAIYALKKYGMMLGMAFQVTDDILDLTADEKKSGKPLGNDIKEGVITLPLLYALNYSSRALELRELFSDPARWDSNTIQYIIEIVRESGGIEYARRVAERYISKSKQYLSVLSDIQAKRLLLTLADYVVNRAR
- a CDS encoding FAD-dependent oxidoreductase; this encodes MAEKKRIVILGGGYGGLTAAQKLNKLLARRDDVEIYLINRSPFQVYLTELHLVAGNRVKPEGVLYSLEKALEETGVRLVVDEIEDADMKSRILKGKKAEYPFDYLILACGSQPEYFGIPGMKENAFTLWSLEDALKIRHRVEEMFDKARYELDGEKRREYLTFVVGGGGFTGIEMIGELVEWVEDLCREYGISRDEVTLMVVEALPKILPNLSDELIKKATDYLERNKVKILLNSPIVNVEPDGFTLKSGEKIKTRTLIWTGGVRGNQLAEKLGLETGGRGRIRVNEYLETSEKGIYAIGDVSFYVNEKNFVMPALVESAMQSGECAAHNIAAEISGGSKKPLKLNLHGNMVSIGERYCVAEVMGRKLEGWIATFIKHLADMHYLLGVGGWTFVREYIGHQFFNKNRGKSFIVQNLGVSTSAFWLAILRIYLGYRWIMSGLEKVHSGWLAAGDKLVAGASTSPIGPNTPEWYASFVEKFIFPHALFFQTVITLSELAIGTCLVLGLFTMLASLGSLFMLLNFMISGSGDMWFFMVSLAVCFSGAGHSFGLDRWAIPWISRVAKRIIRGGGRKPALPGSIHDVVG
- a CDS encoding ABC transporter permease; protein product: MRNSFRHVLIFLMIFVLWQTGSVALKSPILPSPVAVLCNLKKIFFSKIAIHAALSLYRIALGLVVSVLTGSTLGLLMGFYAPVDRFLSPIVYFTYPIPKIALLPIIMILLGIGEVSKITIIFIITVFQIIITVRDSVKNIPKEMFYSLKSLGANDATIFKEVVLPATMPELLTAVRLSTGTAISILFFTENFGTTHGMGYFIMDSWMRVNYIDMYSGILVLGGIGLLLFFAVDLLEIIFCRWKNL
- a CDS encoding ABC transporter ATP-binding protein, with protein sequence MIKVRNLGVYYDKFKALSGLNLEVEKGGIAAVIGPSGCGKTTLLYVLAGIINKFEGEVLINDAPIDPRRHRIGLVLQDYGLLPWKRVFENALLGLKVKKKVIEKEDKEYAEYILARVGLSGFFKRYPGELSGGQKQRVAIARAFIMKPDILLLDEPFSALDAITREEMQDLFLDVWKSDSVSTVFVTHSTEEAMYLGKKITVMTGPPGRIVSTLDNPFFGVREVKDIEHYISIKLKLRKLLKGIQK
- a CDS encoding ABC transporter substrate-binding protein, with the protein product MIFKKIKTLVVVFTLICLVLSLSACSKNKSANTSQPSTSSETTNQETKGSPLVIGVLPDVDSIPLIIAEAKGYFREEGVEVKLEHFKSAMERDSALQSGKIDGAVSDILAAAFANDGGFKVKITSLTNGTYKLLAGKEKNIDAVEKMKGKDIAISKNTIIEYATDKILEKYGVNPDEVSKVVVPQIPARLEMLQNGKVNAATLPDPLASVAVKNGAKVIESTDRVGINPGVLLFSQQAIEQKENEIKAFYRAYNKAVEFLNQNEKSSYIDIVIEKAGFPQDVKEIINLPKYTKAGLPSKEDFNEVMDWLVKKGLVKKAFSYEELVDGRLIE